A genomic stretch from uncultured Cohaesibacter sp. includes:
- a CDS encoding DUF6101 family protein produces the protein MRRQENQKYTEAISYQTVGAARIDPHNLAKYFQSGEIRSKAAKLSGFSETALFGAQVPGIVQIKADQVLVECNLSCGLPLLVRVPLAYYKGVGARFIVGKREGNPLICILELVHDDPNLTLPLMASTDLEEAAVDWQSWSNRYHLPMLHKPLGAGDYEVASDRDGPLADLVTGPQMPRRPHAQISARRPRFLVRRKTGITGPMQQFAGRELIARN, from the coding sequence GTGAGGCGTCAGGAAAATCAAAAATACACGGAAGCCATTTCCTACCAGACTGTAGGGGCCGCACGTATAGACCCCCATAATCTGGCCAAGTATTTTCAATCCGGTGAGATCCGGTCCAAGGCAGCCAAGCTCAGCGGCTTCAGCGAAACCGCTTTGTTCGGCGCACAGGTGCCCGGTATCGTACAAATCAAAGCAGATCAGGTTCTGGTCGAATGCAATCTCAGCTGCGGTCTGCCGCTGCTCGTGCGCGTCCCGCTGGCTTATTATAAAGGTGTCGGGGCTCGTTTCATTGTCGGAAAACGCGAAGGCAATCCGCTGATCTGTATTCTCGAACTCGTTCATGACGATCCCAATCTGACCTTGCCCCTAATGGCAAGCACAGATCTGGAAGAAGCCGCTGTTGACTGGCAAAGCTGGTCCAATCGTTATCATCTGCCCATGCTGCACAAGCCGCTGGGCGCTGGCGATTACGAAGTGGCCAGTGACAGGGATGGCCCGCTTGCTGATCTGGTGACAGGGCCGCAAATGCCACGGCGCCCTCATGCACAGATCTCGGCCCGTCGGCCACGTTTTCTTGTGCGTCGAAAAACCGGCATAACCGGTCCGATGCAACAGTTTGCAGGCCGTGAACTCATCGCGCGCAACTAG